The proteins below come from a single Acidovorax sp. NCPPB 4044 genomic window:
- a CDS encoding dsDNA nuclease domain-containing protein, with amino-acid sequence MDTIHDKAPRETVGRTTVTRFRMQFQAAAYAALEILSSKEVDRVYCDYHDDFVVRRTVAGVVEYHFFQVKTKGKANQQWDATAVFALKKQGALDTEEKLEAIRNSIAGKLFVHTVEFGEQCREVTVLSNVHFADDVHEVVADLSAGSSSKKYIRQFIEKFADIISPGKPMSPEEVKAAQKKLSVLANVQYIGETLDTFAMAAHNAIWRHSEIELHQHEVKRIANSLVTLVEEKSCAPIGGLSKSGIDMAASVGLEDLLKVLSISTQVYQTLLNGGEPGAIKAASILQRKLKEVGATDSMIEAASRAKVSWDVWVRSARHGSPDFTFNVLLEEIDSKCKAWLLAGGAFADLEDFIQGILNSNIGKQFPVLNTDLVFGAFCAAVVRRSTR; translated from the coding sequence ATGGACACCATCCATGACAAGGCGCCGAGGGAGACAGTCGGTCGCACCACGGTTACGCGATTCCGAATGCAGTTCCAAGCAGCCGCCTACGCTGCGCTTGAAATTCTGAGCAGCAAAGAGGTTGACCGTGTCTACTGCGATTATCACGACGACTTCGTCGTGCGCCGCACTGTCGCTGGCGTCGTCGAGTACCACTTCTTCCAGGTCAAGACCAAGGGCAAGGCAAACCAGCAGTGGGACGCTACCGCGGTCTTCGCGCTCAAAAAGCAAGGCGCGCTCGACACGGAAGAGAAGCTTGAGGCGATTCGAAACAGCATTGCTGGCAAGCTGTTTGTGCACACGGTCGAGTTTGGCGAGCAGTGCCGCGAGGTCACTGTGCTCAGCAACGTGCACTTCGCCGACGATGTCCACGAAGTCGTCGCCGACCTCTCTGCCGGATCGTCCAGCAAGAAGTACATCCGCCAATTCATAGAGAAGTTCGCAGACATCATCTCTCCTGGCAAACCAATGTCGCCGGAAGAGGTCAAAGCAGCCCAGAAAAAGCTGTCCGTCCTCGCAAATGTTCAGTACATCGGCGAGACGCTCGACACCTTCGCCATGGCTGCGCACAACGCCATTTGGAGGCACAGCGAAATCGAACTTCACCAGCACGAGGTGAAACGTATAGCCAACAGCTTGGTAACCCTCGTCGAGGAGAAGTCCTGTGCTCCGATTGGCGGCCTATCCAAGTCTGGCATCGACATGGCAGCCAGCGTTGGCTTAGAAGACCTGCTTAAGGTCCTGAGCATCTCCACACAGGTGTATCAGACTCTGTTGAATGGGGGCGAGCCAGGGGCCATCAAGGCTGCATCCATCCTTCAGCGGAAACTGAAGGAGGTGGGCGCCACCGACTCGATGATTGAGGCGGCCTCGCGAGCAAAGGTTTCATGGGACGTCTGGGTGCGCAGTGCACGGCATGGGTCGCCCGACTTCACTTTCAACGTCCTGCTGGAAGAAATCGACAGCAAGTGCAAAGCTTGGCTGCTTGCAGGCGGTGCTTTCGCAGACCTTGAGGACTTCATTCAAGGCATCCTGAACTCAAACATTGGCAAGCAATTCCCGGTGCTGAACACCGACCTCGTGTTCGGAGCGTTCTGCGCCGCTGTCGTCAGAAGGTCGACGCGATGA